A region of bacterium DNA encodes the following proteins:
- a CDS encoding sigma-70 family RNA polymerase sigma factor: MNLEDFTTPETEDIEIWLKEFTTTNDPKVKKQLNNLIVLYYLPLVKKIAYGLARRNTDPIEDIIQVGSLGLIKAVNQFNNTFGASFKTYATYLITGEIRHYLRDKLAMIRAPRELQELSIRMHNISEILKTRMGRIPTELEIANELQMPVNRINEVYEADRRKQLISLDQLVFNNSETDQSLVDRLVDDKYQLSQKLQEKRMMLFDAVNLLPRNLEEVIRLSFFEDLNQNEIAQRIGISQMQVSRRIKKATFELFKIISSQNNPAQ; the protein is encoded by the coding sequence TTGAATTTAGAAGATTTTACAACACCGGAAACGGAAGACATAGAAATCTGGCTGAAAGAATTTACAACAACAAATGATCCTAAGGTAAAAAAACAATTAAATAATTTAATTGTTTTATATTACTTACCTTTGGTAAAAAAGATTGCTTATGGGCTTGCCAGAAGAAATACCGACCCGATTGAAGATATAATTCAGGTTGGAAGTTTGGGTTTGATAAAAGCTGTTAATCAGTTTAATAATACTTTCGGGGCAAGTTTTAAGACTTATGCAACTTATCTTATTACCGGAGAAATCAGACATTACCTGCGGGATAAATTAGCCATGATCAGGGCTCCAAGAGAATTGCAAGAGCTAAGTATAAGAATGCATAATATTAGCGAAATATTAAAAACAAGAATGGGAAGAATTCCAACAGAGCTGGAAATAGCAAATGAACTTCAGATGCCTGTCAATAGAATTAACGAAGTTTATGAAGCAGACAGGCGAAAACAATTAATTTCTTTAGATCAACTTGTATTTAATAATTCCGAAACAGACCAATCCCTCGTTGATAGGCTTGTAGATGACAAATACCAGCTTTCTCAAAAACTTCAGGAAAAGCGAATGATGCTTTTTGATGCAGTGAATTTGCTTCCCCGTAATTTGGAAGAAGTAATCAGGCTCAGTTTTTTCGAAGATTTAAATCAAAATGAAATTGCGCAAAGAATTGGGATTTCACAAATGCAGGTTAGCAGAAGAATCAAGAAAGCAACTTTTGAGCTTTTTAAAATAATCAGCTCACAAAATAACCCTGCACAATAA
- a CDS encoding prepilin peptidase: MEFLTLDQKIYFGFIAGFIGLVIGSFLNVVALRLIAEKDFVKGRSKCPKCENLIAWYDNIPVLSYILLRGKCRKCGEKISLQYPIVELLTGAFFVATVSFFGFTLKTLFLLILVCNLIVITITDIKEKYIFDINSIPLIPIGLIYNFFDVGNNSVGTLKVIGITFNDVFISALIGAVLGAAFFEIFSRVGLLLAGEYAFGAGDSILTAGLGAWFGWKLTVIIIALSFLAQMIIGVPVIIHNMYKSKDFQSLWAMTALLFSVGLTFLGKYYTYAGESGIALSIILLSFVVAGISIFVILKRTRERQSYTFLPFGPALVIAGFLVMFFSGYFLNYFPY, encoded by the coding sequence ATGGAATTTTTAACTTTGGATCAAAAAATATATTTCGGTTTTATAGCCGGATTTATAGGTCTTGTAATAGGAAGTTTTCTTAATGTAGTTGCATTGAGGCTTATTGCCGAAAAAGATTTTGTAAAAGGTCGTTCAAAATGCCCGAAATGCGAAAATTTAATCGCATGGTACGATAATATTCCTGTTTTAAGCTATATTTTGCTTCGAGGAAAATGTAGAAAATGCGGGGAAAAAATAAGTCTGCAATATCCCATAGTAGAACTCTTAACAGGTGCGTTTTTTGTTGCAACAGTGAGCTTTTTTGGCTTTACGCTAAAAACACTATTTTTGCTTATTCTGGTGTGTAATTTAATAGTAATAACCATTACAGACATTAAAGAAAAATATATTTTCGATATTAACTCAATTCCGTTAATTCCTATCGGTCTTATTTATAATTTTTTTGATGTTGGAAACAATTCTGTCGGAACGTTAAAGGTTATAGGGATAACTTTTAATGATGTTTTCATTTCTGCGCTGATAGGAGCAGTTTTAGGAGCGGCTTTTTTTGAAATATTTTCAAGAGTAGGACTTTTGCTTGCCGGAGAATATGCGTTCGGGGCAGGCGATAGTATCCTTACAGCGGGTTTGGGTGCATGGTTTGGCTGGAAACTCACGGTCATTATAATTGCCTTAAGCTTTCTTGCGCAAATGATAATTGGTGTGCCTGTTATTATTCATAATATGTACAAGTCCAAAGATTTTCAGTCGCTATGGGCAATGACGGCATTACTTTTTTCTGTGGGTCTTACTTTTTTGGGGAAATATTACACTTATGCAGGAGAATCAGGTATTGCGCTGTCAATAATTCTTTTATCTTTTGTGGTAGCCGGTATTTCAATCTTTGTAATATTAAAACGCACCAGAGAAAGACAGAGCTATACTTTTTTGCCGTTTGGACCTGCTCTTGTTATTGCAGGATTTCTTGTAATGTTTTTCAGCGGGTATTTTTTAAACTATTTCCCGTATTAA